A single region of the Pontimicrobium sp. SW4 genome encodes:
- the dusB gene encoding tRNA dihydrouridine synthase DusB codes for MVKIGDIELSDFPLLLAPMEDVSDPPFRALCKEQGADVVYTEFVSSEGLIRNAAKSVMKLDIYEKERPVGIQIFGANMESMLQTIDIVEKSNPDIIDINFGCPVKKVVSKGAGAGILKDICLMEQLTAEMVKRTNLPVTVKTRLGWDHDSIKIVEVAERLQDVGCKAIAIHGRTRAQMYKGEADWKPIAEVKNNPRMHIPVFGNGNVDSPEKAMLMRDSFGLDGAMIGRASIGNPWFFKQVKHFFETGEHLPSVSLSERVEAARRHLQMAIDWKGEKLGVFETRRHYTNYFKGIPHFKEYRMKMVTSDDAKDVFAVFDEVEDKFSDFQFV; via the coding sequence TTGGTAAAAATAGGAGACATTGAACTTTCGGATTTCCCATTGTTGTTAGCACCAATGGAAGACGTAAGCGACCCTCCGTTTCGTGCATTGTGCAAAGAGCAAGGAGCGGATGTAGTGTATACAGAGTTTGTATCTAGCGAAGGGCTTATTCGTAACGCAGCTAAAAGTGTCATGAAACTCGACATCTATGAAAAAGAGCGTCCTGTAGGCATCCAAATTTTTGGTGCCAATATGGAAAGTATGTTGCAGACCATTGATATTGTTGAAAAATCCAATCCAGATATTATAGACATCAACTTTGGTTGTCCAGTAAAAAAAGTGGTAAGCAAAGGCGCTGGAGCTGGAATCTTAAAAGATATTTGCTTAATGGAGCAACTCACTGCCGAAATGGTAAAACGCACCAATTTACCTGTAACTGTTAAAACACGTTTGGGATGGGATCATGATTCCATAAAAATTGTTGAGGTAGCCGAAAGACTTCAGGATGTTGGCTGTAAAGCCATAGCAATTCACGGTAGAACAAGAGCACAAATGTATAAAGGCGAAGCCGATTGGAAACCAATTGCTGAGGTCAAAAATAATCCTAGAATGCATATTCCTGTATTTGGAAATGGCAATGTAGATTCGCCAGAAAAAGCTATGCTGATGCGAGACAGTTTTGGTTTGGATGGTGCAATGATTGGTCGTGCAAGCATAGGAAATCCTTGGTTTTTTAAACAAGTAAAACACTTTTTTGAAACGGGAGAGCATTTGCCATCAGTTTCATTATCTGAACGAGTGGAAGCAGCTCGCAGACACTTACAAATGGCAATAGACTGGAAAGGCGAAAAATTAGGTGTTTTTGAAACCAGAAGACATTATACAAATTATTTTAAAGGGATTCCACATTTTAAAGAATACCGAATGAAAATGGTAACTAGCGATGATGCAAAAGATGTCTTTGCTGTTTTTGACGAAGTTGAAGATAAGTTCTCGGATTTTCAGTTTGTTTAA
- a CDS encoding FtsX-like permease family protein — protein MSFPFYIAKRYLLSKSSNNAINFITIIAAVGVIIGSASLFIVLSGFAGLKDFSVQFTSFIDPDLKAIPKQGKSFIFSEDLKNKINNIQGIASYSKIIEERAVLNFQDKNLIVTLKGVDEHYPQSTIDSLSIVGQWFERGTDQIVAGSGVSNNLSFGVFDYGKTIKVSVPKPGKGLPSSVNSIFKSVNVVNSGIFVVNEDLDNSMVYANLETAQYLLNYNQNQVSGIEFLLKDIENIEAVQEELERTLEGAFVLKTREQLNDALYKMLNTENLAVYLIFTLVLIIALFNVIGSIIMMILDKKKNLNTLYNVGATVKDIRKIFFLQGSLMSVLGGTIGLFLGYLVVVLQQQFSLLMITANFPYPVSIHLENIFIVFITITILGVLASKLASSRITKRLIVEA, from the coding sequence TTGAGCTTCCCTTTTTATATCGCAAAACGTTATCTGCTTTCAAAAAGCAGTAATAATGCTATTAATTTTATTACAATAATTGCAGCTGTTGGTGTAATTATAGGCAGCGCTTCTTTGTTTATTGTGCTTTCTGGTTTTGCTGGTTTAAAAGATTTTAGTGTTCAATTTACCTCTTTTATAGACCCCGATTTAAAGGCAATTCCAAAACAAGGAAAATCATTTATTTTTTCCGAAGATTTAAAAAATAAAATAAACAATATTCAGGGTATAGCTTCTTACTCTAAAATTATAGAAGAACGTGCTGTATTAAATTTTCAAGATAAAAATCTCATTGTAACCCTAAAAGGCGTTGATGAACATTATCCACAATCCACAATAGATTCTCTTAGTATTGTTGGTCAGTGGTTTGAACGAGGAACAGACCAAATAGTTGCTGGCTCAGGAGTTTCTAACAACTTGTCTTTTGGTGTTTTTGATTACGGCAAAACTATAAAAGTTTCCGTTCCCAAGCCTGGTAAAGGATTGCCTTCTTCTGTTAATTCAATTTTTAAATCGGTTAATGTTGTGAATTCTGGAATTTTTGTGGTTAATGAAGACCTTGACAATTCTATGGTTTATGCTAATTTAGAAACTGCACAGTACTTACTTAACTACAATCAAAATCAGGTAAGTGGTATTGAATTTTTACTTAAAGATATCGAGAATATTGAGGCTGTACAAGAAGAACTTGAGCGTACTTTGGAAGGCGCTTTTGTGCTTAAAACTAGAGAGCAACTTAACGATGCGCTATACAAAATGCTAAATACCGAAAATCTCGCTGTTTATTTAATTTTTACGCTGGTATTGATTATTGCTCTTTTTAATGTTATTGGTTCCATAATTATGATGATTCTAGACAAAAAAAAGAACCTTAATACCCTGTATAATGTTGGTGCTACGGTAAAAGATATTAGAAAAATCTTCTTTTTACAAGGAAGCTTAATGAGTGTTTTGGGTGGAACTATTGGCTTGTTTTTAGGCTATCTTGTTGTAGTGTTACAGCAACAGTTTTCACTTCTTATGATAACCGCTAATTTCCCTTATCCTGTAAGCATACATTTAGAAAACATTTTTATTGTATTTATTACCATAACTATTTTAGGAGTCTTGGCTTCAAAATTAGCTTCTTCTAGAATTACAAAACGATTAATTGTTGAGGCTTAA
- the rbfA gene encoding 30S ribosome-binding factor RbfA, whose amino-acid sequence MESNRQKKIASVLQRDLVDVLQNAATQGGMKGVIISVTKVNVTVDLSIAKVYLSIFPIDKGSELLEGIKSNASLIKHELAQRTKHQLRRMPQLAFFIDDSLQYIDQIDRSLKGLDNPLDDPDLLEKRKKK is encoded by the coding sequence ATGGAAAGTAATAGACAAAAAAAAATAGCTTCAGTTTTACAACGAGATTTGGTAGATGTACTTCAAAATGCAGCGACTCAAGGTGGTATGAAAGGTGTAATCATTTCGGTAACAAAGGTTAATGTAACAGTCGATCTTTCTATTGCTAAAGTGTATTTAAGTATTTTTCCAATTGATAAAGGTTCTGAGTTGTTGGAAGGTATAAAATCTAATGCTTCTTTAATTAAGCATGAATTAGCACAGCGTACTAAACATCAGTTAAGACGTATGCCTCAGCTCGCTTTTTTTATTGATGATTCTTTACAATATATAGACCAAATTGATCGTTCTTTAAAGGGCTTAGACAATCCATTGGATGATCCAGATTTATTAGAAAAAAGAAAGAAAAAATAG
- the mce gene encoding methylmalonyl-CoA epimerase, with protein sequence MNKIEHIGIAVKNIETSNELFEKLFGEPHYKTESVESEGVKTSFFKVGENKIELLEATNKNSPIAKFIDKKGEGIHHIAFDVDDIEQEIKRLKKEGFVVLNEKPKKGADNKLVAFLHPKSTNGVLIELCQERINKE encoded by the coding sequence ATGAATAAAATTGAACATATAGGTATTGCGGTTAAAAATATTGAAACTTCCAATGAGTTATTTGAAAAACTTTTTGGAGAACCACATTATAAAACAGAATCAGTAGAAAGTGAAGGTGTAAAAACGTCTTTCTTTAAAGTAGGAGAGAATAAAATTGAGCTTTTGGAGGCTACTAACAAAAATAGCCCTATTGCAAAGTTTATAGATAAAAAGGGTGAAGGTATTCATCATATAGCGTTTGATGTTGACGATATAGAACAAGAAATTAAACGACTAAAAAAGGAGGGTTTTGTTGTTTTAAATGAAAAACCAAAGAAAGGAGCAGATAATAAGTTAGTAGCTTTTTTACATCCAAAATCAACTAATGGAGTACTCATCGAGCTATGCCAAGAGCGCATTAATAAAGAATAA